A single region of the Brienomyrus brachyistius isolate T26 chromosome 10, BBRACH_0.4, whole genome shotgun sequence genome encodes:
- the LOC125750260 gene encoding zonadhesin-like: MGNCSYLLAKPCNTTLAPPFAVYADNENRYNVLSVSYLKAVHVHTLGVVVSILKGGVVQVNGTTVNLPANPAQGLSVFQQGTLCTVVADFGVTVRYDGNHYMDIKVTSDYKNVLCGLCGDYNANPNDDFRTPAGQLVTDANEFGHSWNSDPNCNKKPNETIPECTDNELDVFQSPAYCGILLDDKGPFAVCHPRVNPNKFFKDCLFDLCALGGAQSSLCEALESYVKECQDRGVDVGPWRNSTFCPLRCPPNSHYEVCAPVCPPSCTPPSPEQCNSPCAEGCVCDPGYVYSSGQCVKRETCGCQYNGQYYQPGEEFYTEGCQSKCKCEGGVVTCTEGSCPPQHICELQNGQLGCYPIRPWFSVEAKNEERGVAGVSYLRKLYVTVNGVTVTLMKSRRTLVNGLQVSLPHSPSPFISLSLAGQYVTLQTTFGLTVRWDGNHYAQISVPR; encoded by the exons ATGGGcaactgcagctacctgttggccAAGCCATGCAACACCACCTTGGCCCCACCCTTCGCAGTGTATGCCGACAACGAGAACCGATACAACGTCCTGTCCGTCAGCTACCTGAAAGCTGTGCATGTACACACCCTGGGAGTTGTCGTGTCGATCTTGAAGGGTGGAGTGGTGCAG GTGAATGGGACCACAGTAAACCTGCCTGCCAACCCGGCACAGGGACTGTCTGTCTTCCAGCAGGGGACACTCTGCACAGTGGTGGCAGATTTTGGGGTGACTGTGCGCTATGATGGCAACCACTACATGGACATCAAAGTTACCAGCGA CTACAAGAATGTTCTTTGTGGTCTGTGTGGTGACTACAATGCAAACCCCAATGATGACTTCCGTACTCCTGCTGGTCAACTCGTCACAGATGCCAACGAGTTTGGCCACAGCTGGAATTCTGATCCTAA CTGCAACAAGAAACCCAATGAGACCATCCCTGAATGCACAGACAATGAGCTGGATGTGTTCCAGAGTCCAGCATATTGTGGAATCTTGCTGGACGACAAGGGACCATTCGCTGTCTGTCACCCAAGGGTCAACCCCAAT AAATTCTTCAAAGATTGTCTGTTTGACCTCTGCGCTCTGGGTGGAGCTCAGTCATCATTGTGTGAGGCTCTGGAGTCCTACGTCAAGGAGTGCCAGGACCGAGGAGTTGATGTGGGGCCCTGGAGGAATAGCACCTTCTGTC CTCTACGCTGCCCCCCCAACAGCCACTATGAGGTGTGTGCCCCCGTCTGCCCTCCATCCTGCACCCCTCCCAGTCCAGAGCAGTGCAACAGCCCATGCGCAGAGGGATGCGTTTGCGACCCAGGATACGTCTACAGCTCAGGGCAGTGTGTCAAACGAGAGACCTGTGGCTGCCAGTACAATGGGCAGTACTACCAG CCAGGAGAAGAATTCTACACCGAGGGCTGTCAGTCAAAATGCAAGTGTGAGGGTGGTGTTGTGACTTGCACAGAAGGTTCATGTCCTCCACAACACATCTGTGAGCTTCAGAACGGACAGCTTGGCTGCTACCCCATAA GGCCCTGGTTCTCAGTGGAGGCCAAGAATGAAGAAAGGGGAGTAGCAGGTGTCTCATACCTGCGCAAATTGTATGTGACTGTCAATGGAGTCACAGTCACACTGATGAAGAGCAGGAGGACATTG gTGAACGGACTGCAGGTCTCCCTGCCTCACTCGCCCTCTCCattcatctctctctccctggctGGTCAATATGTCACCCTGCAGACCACCTTTGGTCTGACTGTGCGCTGGGATGGAAACCACTATGCTCAAATCTCTGTCCCCAGGTGA
- the LOC125750171 gene encoding zonadhesin-like, producing MPAVLTSCDFNNNNVPFCQFRQDVDDDSDWTRHRGPTPTNGTGPEGDYPSGDGYYIYHECDNVASRQKARLISPAIHSSLPQICVQFWYYMYGSDHLNHLAVLVRDSGTEEKVWEKVGFQSPSWLGADLTVTTPVGQTVNIVFEAMRGTTSSCDTALDNIIISEGACPGCLSECDFDTFDDLCGWTTEAPAEIFGWEQWPGSTETEGTGPDDDYSKPGRE from the exons ATGCCAG CTGTCCTGACATCATGTGacttcaacaacaacaacgtTCCTTTTTGCCAATTTCGGCAAGACGTTGACGATGACAGCGATTGGACCCGCCATCGCGGACCAACACCCACCAATGGCACCGGACCAGAAGGGGACTACCCCAGTGGCG ATGGTTACTACATTTACCATGAGTGTGACAATGTGGCTAGTAGACAGAAAGCTCGCCTGATCAGTCCTGCAATCCACAGCAGTTTGCCTCAAATATGTGTTCAGTTCTGGTACTATATGTACGGTAGTGACCACCTCAACCATCTAGCTGTTCTGGTCCGTGACTCCGGCACAGAGGAGAAGGTCTGGGAGAAAGTGGGTTTCCAGAGTCCTTCTTGGCTCGGAGCTGATTTGACCGTGACGACACCTGTTGGCCAGACTGTCAAT ATTGTGTTTGAGGCTATGAGAGGGACCACGTCATCCTGTGACACAGCTCTAGACAACATAATTATCAGTGAAGGAGCTTGCCCTG GCTGTTTGTCAGAATGTGACTTTGACACCTTCGATGACTTGTGTGGCTGGACTACTGAAGCACCAGCAGAAATCTTTGGCTGGGAGCAGTGGCCTGGGTCcacagaaacagagggaactggGCCGGATGATGACTACTCCAAGCCCGGGCGTGAGTGA